One window of Parus major isolate Abel chromosome 12, Parus_major1.1, whole genome shotgun sequence genomic DNA carries:
- the SHISA5 gene encoding protein shisa-5, translating to MALCPGVVTACILGLLLLPAAVFSEDCHAYISYLGNVQSAQSCPHFCCGSCVNRYCCSNILLKFDEQNCNQRNQRMPDIEDSLQALKKLSEKLRVSDSQIFEDPDDFLDASDPSFGTLIAIGVTVFAVIVITVILCLTCSCCCLYKACRRPRPVVTTTATTAVVHSAYPQQPAVPPNYPAAPYQGYQPVAIQPQPGMPVAPYPAQYPPPYPMQPAGPPAYHETVAAGAGAPYPTQPPYNPAYVDPQKPAY from the exons ATGGCTCTGTGTCCGGGCGTGGTGACCGCCTGCATCCTCGGCCTTCTCCTGCTGCCGGCAGCCG ttttcagtgagGATTGTCATGCATATATTAGTTATTTAGGCAACGTACAATCTGCACAATCCTGTCCTCATTTCTGCTGTGGATCTTGTGTGAATCGATACTGCTGCTCTAATATATTACTAAAATTTGACGAACAAAATTGCAATCAGCGTAATCAAAG gaTGCCTGACATAGAAGACTCTCTGCAAGCTTTAAAGAAGTTAAGCGAGAAACTGAG GGTCTCTGACTCACAGATTTTTGAGGATCCTGATGATTTCTTAGATGCTTCTGACCCCAG TTTTGGAACCCTTATTGCCATTGGAGTTACTGTTTTTGCAGTGATTGTCATTACTGTTATTCTGTGCCTCACATGTTCCTGTTGCTGTCTGTACAAAGCGTGTCGAAGACCACGGC CTGTGGTGACCACCACTGCCACCACGGCGGTGGTTCACTCTGCCTATCCCCAACAACCAGCAGTGCCACCCAACTACCCAGCAGCTCCATACCAAGGCTACCAGCCCGTGGCCATCCAGCCCCAGCCGGGGATGCCGGTGGCTCCATACCCTGCACAGTACCCTCCTCCTTACCCCATGCAGCCAGCAGGACCCCCAGCTTATCATGAAACTGTAGCAG ctggtgctggagccCCTTACCCCACACAGCCCCCTTACAACCCTGCTTATGTGGATCCTCAGAAGCCTGCCTATTGA
- the ATRIP gene encoding ATR-interacting protein isoform X2: MNELKTRLQNCERNKHLSQAVPTTSPKKNLVVQVKSDGCSPQPGKRSFPTKESFNAEMSTRPSCSSGNLMALTTSIKEDRKITHPEVSSLQQHRATGINTSYNSVPRRNTQGSILLNALMKQPIIPGTFLGLCHLLSSNSEPLPGAVLPPNSVDTKPIQLPSSKTTQEGITPLVSLQEAQKLAITGLNLIALDEGLSEESPAEGPGGLLPLTQSRIRGAVHLLPLVEHHIGAFCQAEQLRDTPGNGACGSHSTAASRASTNTVSSKEDFRLSLEETTLVSLGILYYLVFYSWDVVHTLLSAEMEKSSAAEDEQVSKMDKNVLCDNQSVNKEESRTQGRLLAPQDPHNGDGAQHSLFKKLLQILAFSAARGSQTDNILSQSLKVLMKLAENSTMDLLINFQHLLSSQVLQRCLCPETPLPAVLLAVRLLCALAQHRLLVAQLCSHSDSCLLLALYMYITSRPDKSASEMLWLQLEQETVRLLTRCMWCSRPAVLFPGTDCQCNLEVVKALIVMLHRQWVKIRRSETSLCAHKEQVIQFLRDAVLLLHSLSQKDKLFHEHCLEVLHQYDQAMPGIRAILKKTQKLSASEELILDELYPPEPEDQGIDSS, encoded by the exons CCCTAAAAAGAATCTTGTGGTACAAGTGAAATCAGATGGATGTTctccacagccaggaaaaaGATCTTTTCCTACAAAGGAATCCTTCAATGCTGAAATGTCCACTAGGCCATCATGTTCTTCAGGAAATTTGATGGCCCTGACTACTTCAATCAAAGAAG ACAGGAAGATAACCCATCCTGAAGTttcatccctgcagcagcacagagcaacaGGAATAAACACTTCCTACAACTCAGTCCCCAGACGAAATACACAAG GTTCTATCTTGCTGAATGCACTGATGAAGCAGCCCATTATCCCTGGGACATTTTTAGGACTCTGCCACCTTCTCAGTAGCAACTCTGAGCCTCTACCTGGAGCTGTGTTGCCGCCCAACTCTGTGGATAc GAAGCCCATACAACTCCCCAGCAGCAAGACAACTCAAGAAGGAATCACTCCTCTTGTATCCCTGCAAGAAGCTCAAAAACTGGCAATAACGGGACTGAACTTGATTGCTCTGGATGAAGGATTATCTGAGGAAAGCCCAGCAGAAGGCCCGGGAGGGCTCCTGCCCCTCACACAGAGCAGGATCCGAGGTGCTGTGCATCTCCTGCCCTTGGTGGAGCACCACATTGGTGCTTTCTGccaagcagagcagctcagggacacaCCAGGGAATGGAGCTTGTGGGAGCCATTcaactgctgcttccagagccaGCACAAACACCGTGTCAAGCAAGGAGGACTTCAGGTTGTCCCTTGAAGAAACTACTCTTGTATCACTGGGGATCCTTTATTATTTGGTGTTCTACAGCTGGGATGTTGTCCACACATTGCTGTctgctgaaatggaaaaaagttctgctgctgaagatgaacaGGTTTCCAAGATGGACAAAAATGTGTTGTGTGATAATCAGTCTGTTAATAAAGAAGAGAGCAGAACACAAGGCAGGCTGCTTGCTCCACAGGATCCTCACAATGGTGATGGAGCTCAAcattctttgtttaaaaagctgCTTCAGATTCTAGCCTTTTCTGCTGCAAGGGGCTCCCAGACTGACAATATCCTGAGCCAAAGCCTAAAGGTTTTGATGAAATTAGCTGAAAATTCAACTATGGACTTGTTAATAAA TTTCCAGCACTTACTGAGTAGCCAGGTACTGCAGCGCTGTCTGTGTCCCGAGACCCCTTTGCCTGCTGTGCTTCTGGCTGTGAGACTCCTGTGTGCTCTCGCTCAGCACCGCCTGTTGGTTGCTCAACTCTGTTCTCATTCAG aCAGCTGCCTTCTCCTTGCACTCTACATGTACATAACATCAAGACCAGATAAATCAGCATCTGAAATGCTTTGGCTCCAGCTGGAGCAAGAG ACAGTCAGGCTCCTGACACGCTGCATGTGGTGCTCCAGAcctgcagttttatttcctggCACAGACTGTCAGTGCAACCTCGAG gTGGTTAAGGCACTAATTGTGATGTTGCACAGGCAGTGGGTGAAGATTAGAAGATCTGAGACCAGCTTGTGTGCACATAAGGAACAAGTTATTCAGTTTTTACGGGATGCTGTTTTACTCTTGCACAGCCTGTCTCAGAAAGATAAATTGTTCCATGAACACTGTTTGGAAGTTCTCCATCAATACGACCAAGCCATGCCAGGCATAAGAGCCATTCTCAAAAAGACTCAAAAATTGAGTGCCTCTGAAG AGCTGATTTTGGATGAATTGTATCCTCCTGAGCCAGAAGACCAAGGAATAGACTCCAGCTAG